From the genome of Proteus vulgaris, one region includes:
- the pyrE gene encoding orotate phosphoribosyltransferase, with protein MKAYQRRFIELALAKNVLKFGEFTLKSGRVSPYFFNAGLFNTGRDLALLGQFYAQTLLDNNVPCDVLFGPAYKGIPIATTTAVALVEHHDIDIPYCFNRKEAKDHGEGGTLVGSPLKGDVVIVDDVITAGTAIRESMEIIKQHDATLSAVLLSLDRQEKGREELSAIQELKRDYQCQVYSIITLDDLINYLSESETLSEHLPAVKAYRERYGVN; from the coding sequence ATGAAAGCCTACCAACGCCGCTTTATCGAACTAGCATTAGCAAAAAATGTGCTGAAATTTGGTGAGTTCACACTAAAATCAGGACGAGTGAGTCCTTACTTTTTTAATGCCGGTTTATTTAATACAGGGCGTGATTTGGCTTTACTGGGGCAATTCTATGCGCAAACATTATTAGATAATAATGTGCCTTGTGACGTGTTGTTTGGGCCTGCTTATAAAGGTATCCCCATTGCAACTACAACGGCAGTCGCATTAGTTGAACATCATGATATTGATATTCCTTATTGCTTTAATCGTAAGGAAGCGAAAGATCATGGTGAAGGGGGAACATTAGTAGGAAGTCCTTTAAAAGGTGATGTTGTGATTGTTGATGATGTTATCACAGCAGGTACAGCTATTCGTGAATCAATGGAAATTATTAAACAGCATGATGCAACGCTTTCTGCTGTGTTATTAAGCTTGGATAGACAAGAGAAAGGGCGAGAAGAACTTTCTGCAATACAAGAGTTAAAACGTGACTATCAATGCCAAGTGTATTCGATTATTACTCTAGATGATTTAATTAACTACCTAAGTGAGAGTGAAACGTTATCTGAGCATTTACCTGCAGTTAAAGCTTATCGTGAGCGCTATGGCGTTAATTAA